The following coding sequences lie in one Kiritimatiellia bacterium genomic window:
- a CDS encoding antitoxin: MIKTQVQLPDELYRVAKELARKKEWSLAELVRRALEAVICCFPDVESDPGPWRLPDPRPLGGDAFFENPDWRYDLHEARGMVREARGRYKSSPRKKHPS; the protein is encoded by the coding sequence ATGATTAAGACGCAGGTCCAGTTGCCGGACGAGTTGTATCGGGTCGCCAAGGAGTTGGCGCGGAAGAAGGAATGGTCCCTTGCCGAGTTGGTGCGCCGGGCACTGGAGGCGGTGATTTGTTGCTTCCCTGATGTCGAGAGCGATCCGGGCCCATGGCGTTTGCCGGATCCGCGTCCGCTGGGAGGGGATGCCTTCTTCGAAAATCCCGACTGGCGGTATGACCTCCATGAGGCGCGCGGAATGGTTCGTGAGGCGCGCGGCAGGTACAAGTCGTCTCCAAGAAAGAAGCATCCATCGTGA